One window from the genome of Bradyrhizobium xenonodulans encodes:
- a CDS encoding alpha/beta fold hydrolase, translating into MTAHQPPKTVRANGIDICYEIFGNDNAEPLLLIMGLGAQMIHWDDAFCEQLAVHGFRVIRFDNRDIGKSSHLTGGKRLTPLELLKLRFLRIPVAATYKLIDMAKDTVGLMDALGIKSAHLVGASMGGMIAQEVTLSFPERVRSLTSIMSTTGNPRVPPPTREAAAMLMAPPPQSKEEFIVRYGQTWKVLRAGHFPEEEALDPDRAERVFARGLNPAGVGRQLRAVLASGSRKERLHGVKTPTLVIHGTVDPLVRPEGGKDTAESIPGAKLLMIEGMGHALPMRFWAEIIRAIDKHARGAAAQAA; encoded by the coding sequence GTGACCGCCCATCAGCCGCCCAAGACCGTCCGCGCCAACGGCATCGACATCTGCTACGAGATCTTCGGCAACGACAATGCCGAGCCGCTGCTGCTGATCATGGGGCTCGGGGCGCAGATGATCCACTGGGACGATGCGTTCTGCGAGCAGCTTGCCGTGCACGGCTTTCGCGTGATCCGCTTCGACAATCGCGACATCGGCAAGTCGAGCCATCTGACGGGCGGCAAACGGCTGACGCCGCTCGAGCTGCTGAAGCTGCGCTTCCTCAGGATTCCCGTTGCGGCCACCTACAAGCTGATCGACATGGCAAAGGACACGGTCGGCCTGATGGATGCGCTCGGCATCAAGTCGGCGCATTTGGTCGGGGCGTCCATGGGCGGCATGATCGCGCAGGAGGTGACGCTGTCATTTCCCGAGCGTGTGCGCTCGCTGACCTCGATCATGTCGACCACGGGCAATCCGCGCGTGCCGCCGCCGACCCGCGAGGCCGCCGCGATGCTGATGGCGCCACCGCCGCAGAGCAAGGAGGAATTCATCGTCCGCTACGGCCAGACCTGGAAGGTGTTGCGCGCCGGGCATTTTCCGGAAGAGGAAGCACTCGATCCTGATCGTGCCGAGCGGGTATTCGCGCGCGGACTCAATCCGGCCGGCGTCGGCCGGCAGCTCCGCGCCGTGCTCGCCTCCGGCAGCCGCAAGGAGCGGCTGCATGGTGTGAAGACGCCGACGCTGGTGATCCACGGCACGGTCGATCCCCTGGTGCGGCCGGAGGGCGGCAAGGACACCGCGGAGTCCATTCCGGGCGCAAAGCTGTTGATGATCGAGGGCATGGGCCACGCGCTGCCGATGCGGTTCTGGGCAGAGATCATCCGCGCCATCGACAAGCATGCGCGTGGCGCAGCGGCACAGGCGGCGTAG
- a CDS encoding PHA/PHB synthase family protein, with translation MNAPTGLDLASIPERIQSEVQRAIQRSIKGVEYFSTSGPTLGSTPKDVLHSRGTMSLYHYRPMSDEIYRVPVLIVMATTNRGYILDLVPGQSFIEFLLKRGYDVYMLDWSAPRPEEKSLRMEDYVLDFIPDCVRRVQADSGEQDVSVIGYCFGGVLSLLYGSIHKDGPMKNLICFTTPIDFREMKLFSNFSDRRYFDVDRLVDSVGNVPPEMILSSFEMLRPASRTVSQIQLWENIWNDEFVKSYRMFDRWATDTLPLAGEYFRTITKDLMWDNKLFNDTMSVGGRAAKLENIRVPFLHAVAEHDHIVPYDAAKHLIAKIGSEDKEEVMLKGGHVSLVAGANAVKRLWPKLDSWLGKRST, from the coding sequence ATGAACGCGCCGACGGGACTTGATCTCGCATCGATCCCGGAGCGCATCCAGTCCGAGGTCCAGCGCGCCATCCAGCGCAGCATCAAGGGCGTCGAATATTTCTCGACCTCCGGACCCACGCTCGGCTCGACGCCCAAGGACGTGCTGCATTCGCGCGGCACGATGAGCCTCTATCACTACCGGCCGATGTCGGACGAGATCTATCGCGTGCCGGTGCTGATCGTGATGGCGACCACCAACCGCGGCTACATTCTCGATCTCGTGCCCGGCCAGAGCTTCATCGAATTCCTGCTCAAGCGCGGCTACGACGTCTACATGCTCGACTGGAGCGCGCCGCGGCCGGAGGAGAAGAGCCTGCGGATGGAGGACTACGTCCTCGACTTCATCCCGGATTGCGTCCGGCGCGTGCAAGCGGATTCCGGCGAGCAGGACGTCTCCGTCATCGGCTATTGCTTCGGCGGCGTGCTGTCGCTGCTCTATGGCTCGATCCACAAGGATGGGCCGATGAAGAATTTGATCTGCTTCACCACGCCGATCGACTTCCGCGAGATGAAGCTGTTCTCGAACTTCTCCGACCGCCGTTATTTCGACGTCGACCGCCTCGTCGACAGCGTCGGCAACGTGCCGCCGGAGATGATCCTGTCCTCATTCGAGATGCTGCGTCCGGCCTCGCGCACGGTGAGCCAGATCCAGCTCTGGGAGAACATCTGGAACGACGAGTTCGTGAAGTCCTATCGGATGTTCGACCGCTGGGCGACCGACACGCTGCCGCTCGCGGGCGAATATTTCCGTACCATCACCAAGGACCTGATGTGGGACAACAAGCTGTTCAACGACACCATGTCGGTCGGCGGCCGTGCGGCCAAGCTCGAGAACATCAGGGTGCCGTTCCTGCATGCGGTCGCGGAGCACGACCACATCGTGCCCTATGATGCTGCAAAACATTTGATCGCCAAGATCGGCTCCGAGGACAAGGAAGAGGTGATGCTGAAGGGCGGTCACGTTTCCCTCGTCGCCGGTGCCAATGCGGTGAAGCGGCTGTGGCCGAAACTGGACTCCTGGCTGGGGAAGAGATCGACATGA
- a CDS encoding GNAT family N-acetyltransferase, protein MSEQRSYPRHVKTDAGDIEIRMMSPADEAAVLAFGKGLPTHDLLFLPRNISEPKVLSAWVKEIERGAITSLLAVREGKVVGCGTLVRDPHSWSPHVGEIRMVVSLDVRGKGVGRALSQETFALALGAGLEKLSVQMTVDQQAAIALFEGLGFKAEALLRDHVRDVDGKTHDIVVLGHNIAQVQAQMEAYGLPGAVQH, encoded by the coding sequence ATGAGCGAGCAGCGTTCCTATCCGCGTCACGTCAAGACCGATGCCGGCGATATCGAGATCCGCATGATGTCGCCCGCGGACGAGGCGGCGGTGCTTGCCTTCGGCAAGGGCCTGCCGACCCACGATCTGTTGTTCCTGCCGCGCAATATCAGCGAGCCGAAGGTGCTCTCGGCCTGGGTCAAGGAGATCGAGCGCGGCGCGATCACGAGCCTGCTTGCGGTCAGGGAGGGCAAGGTCGTCGGCTGCGGCACGCTGGTGCGCGATCCGCATTCCTGGTCGCCCCATGTCGGCGAGATCCGCATGGTGGTGTCGCTCGACGTACGGGGGAAGGGGGTAGGACGGGCGCTGTCGCAGGAGACCTTTGCCCTCGCGCTCGGTGCTGGTCTGGAAAAGCTCTCGGTTCAGATGACGGTGGATCAGCAGGCCGCGATCGCGCTGTTCGAGGGCCTCGGCTTCAAGGCCGAGGCGCTGCTGCGCGACCATGTCCGGGACGTCGACGGCAAGACCCATGACATCGTCGTGCTCGGGCACAACATCGCGCAGGTCCAGGCCCAGATGGAGGCCTATGGGCTACCGGGCGCCGTTCAGCACTAG
- a CDS encoding phasin, with translation MTTETNTAFEGFKDAFKNIQNLEVPEAAREFVKKSANTAKDRAAEVFAGSERVTAAVENAVTESVTEAGKISRNIQQAIYDDAQAFFAGIDKLASAKSVSEAVEIQSSLLRAHGEVFVSRAKATADYFGKLAANGAKSAQDNFAKVYNKTA, from the coding sequence ATGACCACCGAAACCAACACCGCTTTCGAGGGCTTCAAAGACGCTTTCAAGAACATCCAGAATTTGGAAGTTCCCGAGGCGGCCCGCGAGTTCGTCAAGAAGTCCGCCAACACCGCCAAGGACCGTGCTGCCGAAGTGTTCGCTGGCTCCGAGCGCGTGACCGCCGCCGTCGAGAACGCGGTGACCGAGTCCGTCACCGAGGCCGGCAAGATCAGCCGCAACATCCAGCAGGCGATCTATGACGACGCCCAGGCGTTCTTCGCCGGTATCGACAAGCTCGCGTCCGCGAAGTCGGTCAGCGAAGCCGTCGAGATCCAGTCGAGCCTGCTCCGCGCCCACGGCGAAGTGTTCGTCTCGCGCGCCAAGGCGACCGCCGACTATTTCGGCAAGCTCGCCGCCAACGGTGCGAAGTCCGCTCAGGACAACTTTGCCAAGGTCTACAACAAGACCGCCTGA